One stretch of Prunus persica cultivar Lovell chromosome G1, Prunus_persica_NCBIv2, whole genome shotgun sequence DNA includes these proteins:
- the LOC109948316 gene encoding uncharacterized protein LOC109948316, with product MASLFSRKTEIENSTGVVLEIREVERGDESGGTLFATMQPKDCKVIKAKTFLDRSSYDGVPRTVHVSATTAKGTKTTMFLPAQFFANHERIIFKLDGEKLVAAEQKQSLESSSSGSRQNMG from the exons ATGGCGAGTTTGTTTTCCCGGAAGACCGAGATTGAAAACTCTACAGGGGTGGTTCTTGAGATAAGAGAGGTCGAGAGAGGTGATGAATCAGGGGGCACGCTATTTGCTACGATGCAACCTAAGGATTGCAAGGTGATAAAAGCCAAGACATTCCTAGATCGTAGTTCTTATGATGGTGTTCCCAGAACCGTTCATGTCAGCGCAACAACTGCTAAAGGTACCAAGACAACGATGTTCCTTCCAGCACAGTTTTTCGCTAACCACGAACGAATCATCTTTAAGCTAGACGGGGAAAAACTGGTGGCGGCGGAGCAGAAACAATCCCTAGAATCCTCATCATCAG GGAGTCGTCAAAATATGGGCTAG